A genomic region of uncultured Roseibium sp. contains the following coding sequences:
- a CDS encoding phosphodiesterase, whose translation MKLLQLTDIHLTTPGETIGGREPNDNFKKALDHAITHHPDADALVITGDLSDWGDRADYLRLKDLIATSPVPVSLCIGNHDERDVFVSVFPERVDENGFVQSALDLPGGRALLLDTWGPNSHAGFYCDRRLRWLDAELTAARGPVFIFMHHNPVPTGIAPMDKIMLQDAFELGQVIKKHQSKVRHIFHGHCHLPLCGSFHGVPFSAPRGTNHAGWPDFGNGGNLSASDLHESYAVILADETSVMVHMVEYGYRGEIRREGSPDYADWNRLTMVR comes from the coding sequence GTGAAACTTCTTCAGCTGACAGACATTCACCTGACCACGCCCGGTGAAACCATCGGTGGACGCGAACCGAACGACAATTTCAAGAAAGCGCTCGATCATGCGATCACCCATCATCCGGATGCGGATGCGCTTGTCATCACGGGTGACCTGTCCGACTGGGGCGATCGTGCCGACTACCTGCGCCTCAAGGACCTGATCGCCACGTCGCCGGTTCCGGTTTCCCTGTGCATCGGCAACCACGACGAACGCGACGTGTTCGTTTCCGTCTTTCCAGAACGTGTCGACGAAAACGGCTTTGTTCAGTCAGCGCTGGATCTTCCCGGCGGCCGCGCCCTCCTTCTCGACACATGGGGTCCGAATTCGCACGCCGGATTCTATTGCGACAGGCGTCTGCGATGGCTTGACGCCGAATTGACCGCTGCGCGTGGACCCGTGTTTATCTTCATGCATCACAATCCTGTCCCGACCGGGATTGCGCCGATGGACAAGATCATGCTGCAGGATGCCTTCGAACTGGGTCAGGTCATCAAGAAGCATCAGTCCAAAGTCCGGCATATCTTCCACGGACACTGCCACCTGCCGCTTTGCGGATCATTCCACGGTGTGCCCTTCAGTGCGCCACGCGGAACCAATCATGCGGGATGGCCCGACTTCGGCAACGGCGGCAATCTCAGCGCCTCCGATCTTCATGAGAGCTATGCCGTCATTCTGGCAGACGAAACGTCCGTGATGGTGCATATGGTGGAATACGGCTATCGGGGGGAAATCCGCCGTGAGGGCTCGCCCGACTATGCGGACTGGAACCGGCTGACCATGGTGCGCTAA
- a CDS encoding alpha-D-ribose 1-methylphosphonate 5-triphosphate diphosphatase yields the protein MTFADKTLPTGSELTVLKNARIVLADEVVQGHVAISGGQIVAIDTGVTPQAGDDLDGDYLIPGLVDIHTDHFEKHVYPRAHVKWDPLRAALAHDAQIIGSGITTVFDSLCVGATVTKPERREVLGPMVDAIEAAQSAGIFRAEHLVHLRCEITDAETARLTEENIAKPIVRMVSVMEHLPGRRQSKDIEAYMQRRMADTGETRADAEKSVRGLLDFSDDISAKVRPAVVALARERGLPLLSHDDTELHHVDEALAEGVTVSEFPCTLAAARKAKSHGMSVVGGAPNVLRGGSQSGNVAVKDLMAEGLVDILASDYVPRSMLDAVFMVASNADFNEDLPGAIRTVTKTPAEVSGLSDRGEIAVGKRADLLHVGVHAGHPVVRQAWLKAQRVL from the coding sequence ATGACCTTTGCCGACAAGACCCTGCCGACCGGAAGCGAACTGACGGTTCTCAAGAACGCCAGGATCGTTCTCGCTGACGAAGTTGTTCAGGGGCACGTGGCGATCTCTGGCGGGCAGATCGTCGCCATCGACACCGGAGTTACCCCGCAGGCTGGCGACGATCTGGACGGCGACTACCTGATCCCCGGTCTGGTGGACATCCACACCGATCATTTCGAGAAACATGTCTATCCGCGCGCGCATGTGAAATGGGACCCGCTGCGCGCGGCCCTTGCCCACGACGCGCAGATCATCGGCAGCGGCATCACCACGGTGTTCGACAGTCTTTGCGTCGGGGCTACGGTCACGAAGCCGGAACGGCGCGAAGTGCTCGGCCCCATGGTGGATGCCATCGAGGCGGCCCAGTCGGCCGGGATCTTCCGTGCCGAGCATCTCGTGCATCTTCGCTGCGAGATCACGGATGCGGAGACGGCGCGCCTGACGGAAGAAAATATCGCCAAGCCGATCGTGCGCATGGTGTCCGTCATGGAACACCTTCCGGGGCGCCGCCAAAGCAAGGACATCGAGGCCTATATGCAGCGGCGCATGGCCGACACCGGCGAAACGCGCGCGGATGCGGAAAAGTCGGTGAGGGGCCTTTTGGATTTCTCCGACGACATCAGCGCGAAGGTGCGTCCTGCGGTTGTCGCCCTGGCTCGCGAACGCGGCCTGCCCCTCCTGAGCCATGACGACACCGAATTGCACCATGTCGACGAAGCGCTCGCCGAAGGCGTTACGGTCTCGGAGTTTCCATGCACGCTCGCAGCAGCGCGCAAGGCAAAGAGCCACGGCATGTCGGTTGTCGGCGGCGCACCCAATGTGCTGCGCGGCGGCTCGCAATCCGGCAACGTCGCCGTCAAGGACCTGATGGCGGAAGGGCTGGTCGATATTCTGGCGTCCGACTATGTGCCCCGCTCAATGCTGGACGCCGTCTTCATGGTCGCCTCCAATGCGGACTTCAACGAGGATCTTCCAGGCGCCATCCGCACGGTGACCAAGACACCGGCCGAGGTGTCCGGACTGTCGGACAGGGGCGAGATCGCTGTCGGCAAACGGGCGGATCTTTTGCATGTCGGCGTCCATGCCGGTCATCCTGTTGTCAGACAGGCCTGGCTGAAGGCGCAGCGCGTTCTGTAA
- the phnE gene encoding phosphonate ABC transporter, permease protein PhnE — protein sequence MDRSSRRLAEAQDLVPGAFQTSLKAKMIQISGWTAFVLLTAWCLWDFGFAPGRILDGITRFGTVLSFMFPPHVWETWEEWREVFKGLGETVAMAFMGTLLGAVVAFPLSFLGAKNIMPISWLRLGTRRGFDALRAVEQIILALIFIRAFGLGPLAGILAIAVSEIGTFSKLFSEALENTSKKPVDGVKASGGGTLQTIRFAVLPQALPVILSVILYNFESNTRSGTILGIVGAGGIGFLLADRISAYRWPEAWSIIFLIIFTVYLIDALSGYLRRRLIGSDEKGRG from the coding sequence ATGGACAGATCATCCAGGAGGCTCGCCGAAGCCCAGGATCTGGTACCCGGAGCTTTCCAGACATCCTTGAAGGCGAAGATGATCCAGATCTCCGGCTGGACGGCCTTTGTGCTGCTGACGGCCTGGTGCCTGTGGGACTTCGGGTTTGCACCCGGCCGCATCCTGGACGGCATCACGCGTTTCGGAACCGTCCTTTCCTTCATGTTCCCCCCGCATGTCTGGGAGACCTGGGAGGAATGGCGCGAGGTCTTCAAAGGACTTGGCGAAACGGTCGCGATGGCGTTCATGGGAACCCTACTCGGGGCCGTTGTCGCCTTTCCGCTTTCATTCCTGGGCGCGAAGAACATCATGCCGATCTCCTGGCTGCGGCTGGGTACCCGCCGCGGTTTCGACGCCCTGCGGGCCGTCGAGCAGATCATTCTCGCGCTGATCTTCATCCGGGCCTTCGGCCTCGGACCGCTGGCCGGGATCCTGGCCATCGCCGTTTCGGAAATCGGCACCTTTTCAAAACTGTTCTCCGAAGCGCTCGAAAACACCTCGAAGAAACCCGTTGACGGGGTCAAGGCCTCCGGTGGCGGCACCTTGCAGACAATCCGCTTTGCCGTCCTGCCGCAGGCGCTTCCAGTGATCCTGTCGGTGATTCTCTACAATTTTGAATCCAATACGCGTTCAGGCACGATTCTCGGCATCGTCGGGGCCGGTGGCATCGGCTTTCTGCTGGCCGACCGTATCAGCGCCTACCGGTGGCCGGAAGCCTGGTCGATCATCTTCCTGATCATCTTCACCGTGTACCTGATCGACGCCTTGTCGGGATACCTGCGGCGGCGGCTGATCGGCAGTGATGAAAAAGGCCGGGGCTGA
- the phnE gene encoding phosphonate ABC transporter, permease protein PhnE: MTVHSAAIDQFEIEYAATRKAALRINLISTTLFGICFFFAAWIGGFFDMTDVTLPNGNRVSMWKIWAGLPRLGEYLYKTLPVLRWDTLGADIANWFWRWKVWLELLIETVLIAYLATLMGVVGAFLLSFPASRNLAPNALVLNLTRRYLEIVRTVPELVWALIFVFCFGVGPLAGVLAIGLHSTGALGKLYSEANENADMRAVEGVKASGGSWFDQVRYGIVPQVVPNIISYTLLRFEINVRSSSIIGFVGAGGLGQEIRVAMSLQEYTDLSALFIIIFVTVILIDMISEKIRHRIIGLTGKGV, translated from the coding sequence ATGACAGTTCATTCCGCAGCGATCGATCAGTTCGAAATCGAATATGCCGCAACGCGCAAGGCAGCGCTCCGTATCAACCTGATTTCGACCACCCTGTTCGGCATCTGCTTCTTCTTCGCCGCGTGGATCGGCGGCTTCTTCGACATGACTGACGTCACCCTTCCGAACGGTAACAGGGTCTCGATGTGGAAGATCTGGGCGGGTCTGCCCCGGCTCGGGGAGTACCTGTACAAGACCCTTCCGGTGCTCCGCTGGGATACGCTCGGAGCGGATATCGCCAACTGGTTCTGGCGCTGGAAAGTCTGGCTCGAACTCCTGATCGAGACGGTCCTGATTGCCTATCTGGCGACGCTCATGGGCGTTGTCGGTGCGTTTCTGCTCAGTTTTCCGGCCTCCAGGAACCTGGCACCCAATGCTCTCGTTCTCAATCTGACGCGCCGCTACCTGGAGATCGTGCGAACGGTGCCGGAACTCGTCTGGGCCCTGATCTTCGTTTTCTGCTTTGGCGTCGGTCCCCTTGCGGGCGTTCTTGCCATCGGCCTTCACTCCACCGGGGCTCTCGGGAAACTTTACTCCGAGGCCAACGAGAATGCCGACATGCGCGCGGTTGAAGGCGTCAAGGCGTCCGGTGGCTCCTGGTTCGATCAGGTCCGCTACGGCATCGTCCCGCAGGTTGTTCCGAATATCATCAGCTACACGCTGCTCCGGTTCGAGATCAACGTTCGCTCTTCATCGATCATCGGGTTCGTTGGTGCGGGCGGACTCGGCCAGGAAATCCGGGTCGCCATGTCGCTACAGGAATACACCGATCTGTCCGCGCTCTTCATCATCATCTTCGTGACGGTCATCCTCATCGACATGATCAGCGAAAAGATCCGGCACCGGATCATCGGGCTGACGGGCAAGGGAGTTTGA
- the phnD gene encoding phosphonate ABC transporter substrate-binding protein, which produces MKAIFAAAVSAVVLATSPALAESWKDQYKTIKFGILSGENEKDRIARYTPFEKYLENQLGVEVEIFTAGSYDGVIQAIAADQIEFAFFGSSSYAAAYTETNGGVVPLVSRLQKDGSTGYFSVIAVRCDSGLTSLDDLKGKTLAFADPDSTSGYAVPYFNLNKEGYDPKTYFGATPFSGAHETGVLGVANKQYDAAATYITNETNGIPQRMVTKGMIKEGEICMIWKSPEITSGPLAARANLPEGLIQDMRKAVMDIPENDTLAFIEMTGGEDSTQQGWIEVDHDRYQWIVDMRDWLKKQRRG; this is translated from the coding sequence ATGAAGGCTATTTTCGCAGCAGCGGTTTCAGCTGTCGTTCTTGCCACCTCGCCGGCGCTGGCAGAGAGCTGGAAAGATCAATACAAGACCATCAAGTTCGGCATTCTTTCCGGTGAAAACGAGAAAGACCGGATCGCGCGCTATACCCCGTTCGAGAAATATCTGGAGAACCAGCTCGGCGTTGAGGTCGAGATCTTCACGGCAGGTTCGTATGACGGCGTCATCCAGGCGATTGCCGCCGACCAGATCGAGTTCGCCTTTTTCGGGTCCTCTTCCTATGCGGCGGCCTACACGGAAACGAATGGCGGCGTCGTTCCGCTCGTTTCCCGCCTGCAGAAGGACGGCTCCACCGGCTACTTCTCCGTTATCGCGGTCCGTTGCGACAGCGGCCTGACGTCGCTTGACGACCTGAAGGGCAAGACACTCGCGTTCGCCGATCCCGATTCCACGTCCGGCTATGCCGTCCCCTACTTCAACCTGAACAAAGAAGGCTACGACCCGAAAACCTATTTCGGTGCGACGCCGTTTTCCGGTGCGCACGAGACCGGTGTTCTGGGCGTCGCAAACAAGCAATACGACGCGGCAGCGACCTACATCACCAATGAGACCAACGGCATTCCCCAGCGCATGGTCACGAAGGGCATGATCAAGGAAGGCGAGATCTGCATGATCTGGAAGTCGCCCGAGATCACCTCCGGCCCGCTGGCGGCCCGCGCCAACCTTCCCGAAGGCCTGATCCAGGACATGCGCAAGGCGGTCATGGACATTCCGGAAAACGACACGCTTGCCTTCATCGAAATGACAGGCGGCGAAGACTCCACGCAACAAGGCTGGATCGAGGTCGACCACGACCGGTACCAGTGGATCGTGGACATGCGTGACTGGCTGAAGAAACAGCGCCGCGGCTAA
- the phnC gene encoding phosphonate ABC transporter ATP-binding protein — MLIIEQLSKVFGDLVAVDSVSLAIPRGQMVGVIGRSGAGKSTLLRMVNRLADPSQGTIVNDGQNVTALKGRDLRLWRASCAMIFQQFNLVERMDVLTNVMVGRIAHTGFARSMLKSFTDEDRALAIHALDRLDLVPQALQRAGTLSGGQQQRVAIAKALVQNPRIMLADEPIASLDPANASRVMDALRQINKDDGLTVLVNLHTLDTARAYCDRIVAMKAGKVHFDGVPADLTTDKVRAIYGTEGLGDDIDEAVTSTSLHPTSPRQPKQAVGA; from the coding sequence ATGCTGATCATTGAACAATTATCAAAAGTATTCGGGGACTTGGTAGCGGTCGACAGTGTTTCACTGGCGATCCCCAGGGGGCAGATGGTCGGCGTGATCGGCCGGTCCGGTGCCGGCAAATCCACATTGCTTCGCATGGTCAACCGCCTCGCGGATCCCAGCCAAGGCACAATCGTCAATGATGGCCAGAACGTCACCGCCCTGAAGGGCCGGGATCTGCGGCTCTGGCGGGCGTCCTGCGCGATGATTTTTCAGCAGTTCAATCTTGTCGAACGCATGGATGTGCTGACCAACGTCATGGTCGGGCGGATTGCCCATACCGGGTTCGCGCGCTCGATGCTGAAGTCCTTCACCGACGAAGACAGGGCCCTTGCCATTCACGCCCTTGACCGGCTTGACCTCGTGCCACAGGCGCTTCAGCGGGCGGGCACGCTGTCCGGCGGTCAGCAGCAGCGCGTCGCAATCGCCAAGGCCCTGGTGCAGAACCCGCGCATCATGCTTGCGGACGAACCGATCGCCTCGCTGGACCCGGCAAATGCAAGCCGCGTGATGGACGCTCTCAGGCAGATCAACAAGGACGACGGCCTGACGGTTCTTGTCAATCTCCACACACTGGATACCGCGCGCGCCTATTGCGACCGTATCGTCGCGATGAAAGCGGGCAAGGTTCATTTCGATGGCGTCCCAGCTGATCTGACCACCGACAAGGTGCGCGCCATCTACGGCACGGAAGGCCTCGGAGACGACATCGATGAAGCCGTCACCTCCACTTCTCTTCACCCGACTTCGCCGCGACAGCCGAAGCAGGCTGTCGGGGCGTGA
- a CDS encoding PhnD/SsuA/transferrin family substrate-binding protein, which produces MRFLKSAALAAAALALSLSSTLADTYRLAVTDVEGLERLQLEWGPFKEALENATDHTFEFFPVTSRTAAAEALRAKKVDFVVTGPAEYIVINKLTDATPLIGLGRPDYFCAIVVRADSGITRPADLKGKKVAFGDVGSTSNMLCPMQLMADYGVDPVKDVNKLHTSRNIAHEALKKGDIDGMGTNHNSWTRVRNKDESVPNGFFRVIARSGDLPNDMLMVASHVDAAAADGVRTAILDNKDAIITAILQHEENDKYGGMDLVAIEDGAYDLVRSMYTTAGFPQYDKFIGE; this is translated from the coding sequence ATGCGTTTCTTGAAATCTGCCGCGCTCGCGGCCGCTGCGCTCGCGCTTTCACTTTCATCCACCCTGGCCGACACGTACAGACTGGCCGTCACGGATGTGGAGGGACTGGAGCGACTGCAGCTTGAATGGGGGCCCTTCAAGGAGGCTCTTGAGAATGCGACCGACCACACATTCGAGTTTTTCCCGGTTACCAGCCGTACGGCAGCTGCGGAAGCGCTGCGCGCGAAAAAGGTCGACTTCGTTGTCACCGGGCCGGCGGAATACATCGTCATCAACAAGCTGACCGACGCCACGCCGCTAATCGGCCTTGGCCGTCCGGACTATTTTTGCGCAATCGTGGTTCGCGCTGACAGCGGCATCACCCGCCCGGCCGATCTGAAAGGCAAGAAAGTTGCCTTCGGTGATGTCGGGTCCACGTCCAACATGCTCTGCCCGATGCAGCTCATGGCCGACTACGGTGTTGATCCCGTCAAGGATGTCAACAAGCTTCACACGTCCCGCAACATTGCGCATGAGGCGTTGAAGAAGGGCGATATCGACGGCATGGGCACCAATCACAATTCGTGGACAAGGGTCCGCAACAAGGACGAGAGCGTGCCCAACGGTTTCTTCCGTGTGATTGCGCGGTCCGGCGATCTGCCGAACGACATGCTCATGGTCGCCTCGCATGTCGACGCGGCCGCGGCCGACGGTGTGCGCACGGCGATCCTGGATAACAAGGACGCCATCATCACTGCGATCCTGCAACACGAGGAAAACGACAAGTACGGCGGCATGGATCTCGTTGCCATCGAAGACGGTGCCTACGACCTTGTTCGGTCGATGTACACCACCGCCGGTTTCCCGCAATACGACAAGTTTATCGGTGAATGA
- the phnC gene encoding phosphonate ABC transporter ATP-binding protein: MMAQAQHQIAGATAPAALPAVFAENSRSDLSVHGLCKSFGKDKEVLRGVSFSVRNREAVALIGSNGAGKSTALRCALRLIEPEHGSVQLFGTDVSSLRLSRLRMIRAEVGFVFQKHNLVPRVSALTNVIHGSLGRSGGIRGWSQVFAPAERRERAMDCLERVGLADKALQRADQLSGGQSQRVAIARALMQEPKMVVADEPVASLDPVAGHEVMELFLQLTREQGITLLFTSHNVEQALSYSDRVLAIRRGEIVLDAASSTLSPTDLGRHYG, translated from the coding sequence ATGATGGCGCAAGCCCAACATCAGATCGCCGGCGCTACAGCGCCGGCGGCACTCCCTGCAGTTTTTGCCGAAAACAGCCGCAGCGACCTGTCGGTTCATGGTCTTTGCAAGTCGTTCGGCAAGGACAAGGAAGTTCTGCGCGGCGTCTCCTTCTCGGTGCGCAACCGGGAAGCCGTGGCCTTGATCGGCTCCAACGGAGCGGGAAAGTCGACGGCGCTTCGCTGCGCCCTGCGCCTGATTGAACCGGAACACGGATCAGTGCAGCTGTTTGGCACTGATGTCTCGTCCCTGCGCCTGAGCAGATTGCGCATGATCCGCGCCGAGGTCGGTTTCGTTTTTCAAAAGCACAATCTCGTGCCACGCGTCTCGGCGCTGACCAACGTGATCCACGGTAGTCTCGGCCGTTCCGGCGGGATCCGCGGATGGTCGCAGGTGTTCGCCCCCGCCGAACGCCGCGAAAGGGCGATGGACTGTCTGGAACGTGTCGGCCTTGCGGACAAGGCCCTGCAGCGCGCGGACCAGTTGTCCGGTGGCCAGTCGCAGCGTGTCGCCATCGCAAGGGCGCTGATGCAGGAACCCAAGATGGTGGTTGCGGATGAACCTGTCGCGAGCCTCGATCCAGTCGCTGGACACGAGGTCATGGAACTGTTCCTCCAGCTCACGCGCGAACAGGGCATCACCCTGCTGTTCACCTCGCATAATGTCGAACAGGCGTTGAGCTACTCCGACCGGGTACTTGCAATCAGGCGCGGCGAGATTGTCCTTGATGCGGCAAGCAGCACGCTTTCACCAACCGATCTGGGCCGGCACTATGGCTGA
- the phnE gene encoding phosphonate ABC transporter, permease protein PhnE has translation MADTDYKTERRLPGRFERPGAFQFTVYVAIAAFVIWSFQGAGFSLSALLSGGPAMADFLSRAWPPSAERLPQLSLALLETFQMALAGTIIGIIVSLPLAVLAARGLARQTIVSRFFYTSSRLLIALFRTVPDLVWALVFVITVGLGPFAGTLAIAVDTIGFCGRFFAESMEDVEKGPSEALTAAGAGKVDTIFCAVVPAAMPTFITTSLFALEKATRSSVVLGLVGAGGIGIELKVAMDFFDYQLAMTIILMIFVLVLFVERLGNIARNKILEGSPR, from the coding sequence ATGGCTGACACCGACTACAAGACGGAACGCCGTCTACCAGGCCGTTTCGAGCGCCCGGGCGCGTTCCAGTTCACGGTCTATGTGGCGATCGCAGCCTTCGTCATCTGGTCGTTTCAGGGGGCAGGCTTCTCGCTTTCAGCCCTTTTGTCGGGTGGTCCGGCAATGGCCGACTTTCTGTCGCGGGCCTGGCCGCCCTCCGCAGAACGGTTGCCGCAGCTGTCGCTCGCCCTTCTTGAAACTTTCCAGATGGCGCTAGCCGGAACCATTATCGGGATCATTGTCAGCCTGCCGCTCGCAGTCCTCGCCGCCAGGGGACTGGCGCGGCAAACGATTGTTTCCCGGTTTTTCTATACCTCGTCGCGATTGCTCATCGCGCTGTTTCGAACGGTTCCCGATCTCGTCTGGGCGTTGGTTTTCGTGATTACGGTGGGCCTCGGCCCCTTCGCGGGAACCCTTGCCATTGCCGTAGACACGATCGGCTTCTGCGGACGCTTCTTCGCCGAATCCATGGAAGATGTCGAAAAGGGTCCGAGCGAGGCGCTGACCGCAGCCGGTGCCGGCAAGGTCGACACGATCTTCTGCGCGGTCGTTCCCGCCGCGATGCCGACTTTCATCACGACATCTCTCTTTGCCCTTGAAAAGGCAACCCGCTCTTCGGTCGTCCTCGGCCTGGTCGGGGCAGGGGGGATCGGCATCGAACTCAAGGTCGCAATGGATTTCTTCGATTACCAGCTCGCCATGACGATCATCCTGATGATCTTCGTCCTGGTGCTCTTTGTCGAACGTCTGGGCAACATCGCCCGCAACAAGATACTGGAAGGATCGCCCCGATGA
- a CDS encoding class I SAM-dependent methyltransferase has protein sequence MSVTQPMEKTDTAHLAWDKRWQTEEGRADWLQPAEDVSALIGKLAPKGQIKALDLGCGVGRHALAFARAGFDTHAMDLSEAGLQELQESARGEDLRIATHLASMTELPFEDGVFDYVLSFNVIYHGDPEIVRKCVSEIARVLKPGGLYQGTMLSKRNANFGIGTEVAPDTWVREGDDDKDHPHYYCSAGELVDLFGRFELSYLEDKLHSKPGSWHWHLIAELNG, from the coding sequence ATGAGCGTCACGCAACCAATGGAAAAAACCGACACCGCGCACCTGGCATGGGATAAGCGCTGGCAGACCGAAGAGGGGCGCGCTGACTGGCTGCAACCTGCCGAAGACGTCTCCGCTCTGATCGGTAAGCTTGCCCCAAAGGGGCAGATCAAGGCCCTGGACCTGGGCTGTGGCGTCGGACGTCACGCACTGGCCTTTGCAAGGGCCGGTTTCGACACCCATGCCATGGATCTGTCCGAGGCCGGTCTTCAGGAGCTGCAGGAAAGCGCACGGGGCGAGGATCTCAGGATCGCAACACATCTCGCGTCGATGACCGAGTTGCCGTTCGAGGACGGTGTCTTCGACTATGTCCTGTCCTTCAACGTCATCTATCACGGCGACCCGGAGATTGTCCGCAAGTGTGTGTCTGAAATCGCCCGTGTTCTGAAACCGGGCGGGCTCTATCAGGGCACGATGCTGTCCAAGAGGAACGCCAACTTCGGCATCGGCACCGAAGTTGCGCCCGACACCTGGGTACGGGAAGGCGACGATGACAAGGATCACCCCCACTACTATTGCAGCGCAGGCGAACTCGTTGACCTCTTCGGCCGGTTCGAACTGAGCTACCTCGAAGACAAGTTGCACAGCAAGCCGGGATCGTGGCACTGGCATCTGATCGCCGAACTGAACGGATAG
- a CDS encoding tetratricopeptide repeat protein, translating to MGLSSYSDANDLSYTASSSESALEFSKLTSAYLGFRRETGAILKGLLENDPDMPMALCAKGYFAKLMGSSNHSARAASVSENLNEHLAAISANEREKQHAAALSAWCDGDLEKTTRIWEDILLQHPTDGLALRLAHFTHFYSGNGRQMRDSLARVLPLWSEDHPDYGFLLGMYAFGLEESGEYAKAEDYGRAAVARNPQDAWSVHSIAHVLEMTERHEEGIAWVAGLEKDWSTVNNFRFHLYWHKCLYHLERGEFDLVLKIYDEQVASDIESDFYLDICNCSSLLWRLEMFGIDVGDRWRDLASVAQKHLGDKDLIFVSLHYLMALVANGDRAAARQLQDGLREWSGLDGTQARICADVGLAIAEGLQRARDGDFATAVARMEPVRYSLNRIGGSAAQRDVFMMIMLDAAKASHDALKARALFADRLGDKVHSSWTWKNYGSILETMGRTDEAARALEKSRKVLAR from the coding sequence ATGGGACTGAGCAGCTATAGTGACGCGAACGATCTGAGCTACACCGCAAGTTCGTCCGAAAGCGCCCTGGAGTTTTCGAAGCTCACCTCCGCCTATTTGGGATTCCGGCGGGAGACCGGAGCGATCCTGAAAGGTCTTCTGGAAAACGATCCGGACATGCCGATGGCCCTTTGCGCAAAGGGTTATTTCGCCAAGCTCATGGGCAGCTCCAACCATTCCGCACGCGCCGCGAGTGTCTCCGAGAACCTCAACGAACACCTCGCGGCGATCAGTGCGAACGAGCGCGAGAAACAGCATGCCGCGGCACTCTCCGCCTGGTGCGACGGCGACCTGGAGAAGACCACGCGCATCTGGGAAGACATCCTGCTTCAGCATCCGACCGACGGATTGGCGCTGAGGCTGGCCCATTTCACACATTTTTATTCCGGCAACGGCAGGCAGATGCGTGATTCCCTGGCTCGGGTGCTGCCGCTCTGGTCCGAGGATCATCCGGACTACGGCTTTCTTTTGGGCATGTATGCCTTCGGACTCGAGGAGTCCGGCGAATACGCGAAGGCCGAAGATTACGGACGCGCGGCGGTGGCCCGCAATCCGCAGGACGCCTGGTCGGTGCACTCGATTGCACACGTTCTTGAGATGACGGAGCGCCACGAAGAGGGGATCGCATGGGTCGCGGGCCTCGAGAAGGACTGGTCGACCGTCAACAATTTCCGCTTTCACCTTTACTGGCACAAATGCCTGTATCACCTGGAGCGCGGCGAATTCGACCTTGTCCTGAAAATTTATGACGAGCAGGTCGCCTCGGACATTGAATCGGATTTCTATCTCGATATCTGCAACTGTTCGTCGCTGCTCTGGCGGCTGGAGATGTTCGGGATCGATGTCGGCGACCGGTGGCGCGACCTGGCTTCGGTGGCGCAGAAACACCTCGGCGACAAGGATCTGATCTTTGTCTCCCTGCATTATCTCATGGCCCTGGTGGCCAATGGCGACAGGGCTGCGGCACGGCAGCTGCAGGACGGCTTGCGGGAATGGTCCGGCCTCGACGGGACACAGGCACGCATCTGCGCCGATGTCGGGCTGGCGATTGCCGAAGGCTTGCAGCGCGCGCGCGATGGCGATTTCGCCACCGCCGTTGCCCGCATGGAACCCGTGCGCTACAGCCTCAACCGGATCGGCGGCAGCGCCGCGCAACGCGACGTCTTCATGATGATCATGCTGGACGCGGCCAAGGCCAGCCACGACGCTCTGAAGGCACGGGCGCTTTTTGCCGACAGGCTGGGCGACAAGGTGCATTCCAGCTGGACCTGGAAGAACTACGGCAGCATCCTTGAAACGATGGGCCGGACGGACGAAGCCGCCCGGGCGCTGGAGAAATCGCGCAAGGTTCTGGCGCGGTAA